The Neodiprion virginianus isolate iyNeoVirg1 chromosome 5, iyNeoVirg1.1, whole genome shotgun sequence genome contains a region encoding:
- the LOC124305079 gene encoding growth/differentiation factor 8-like codes for MTRLLVLCLVLLGALDGISLSRNAVRKTTLVAQAAGGSCNACRMHEDLRALSLQAIKEQILSKLGLKQAPNMTGRPLPKIPPISRLMDLYGIQSDQPVDQVEPGLTRHEEVDEYAAKTENVIALAQPHPRLRHAKGNLDVLYFKFSDKIVQHRVREAKLSLWVWGSDHESPDREVIRSGFQQENARGPVTVTLQRILKGSSENGGPLLGPQLTTKHPRPERNGDWIVIDVKRMVALWFKHPRDNLGVAIKLQAGSTGHRRAANSKLIELDPDAEHTPYLDVEIEDLDSRRSGRIKRTVGLNCDEASQESRCCRYKLTVDFEKFGWDWIIAPKRYDANYCSGDCPLAFLTEYPNTHIVSLAEPPHNSGPCCTARRMSQISMLYFDSEYQIVFTKIPGMVVERCGCS; via the exons ATGACGAGGTTACTGGTCCTGTGTTTGGTGCTGCTTGGGGCATTGGACGGCATAAGTCTAAGCCGAAACGCGGTCAGGAAGACGACACTGGTTGCGCAGGCGGCAGGGGGTAGCTGCAACGCGTGTCGGATGCACGAGGATCTGCGTGCGCTGAGTCTGCAGGCGATAAAGGAGCAGATACTCTCGAAGCTGGGGTTGAAGCAGGCGCCGAACATGACCGGGCGCCCCTTGCCGAAGATACCGCCAATATCGAGGCTGATGGACCTTTACGGCATACAGTCGGACCAGCCGGTGGACCAGGTTGAGCCCGGGCTTACGAGGCACGAGGAGGTCGACGAGTACGCGGCGAAGACCGAGAACGTCATCGCCCTGGCTCAACCCC atcCGCGGCTGCGACACGCCAAGGGGAACCTGGACGTCCTGTACTTCAAATTCTCGGACAAGATAGTCCAGCACCGAGTTCGGGAAGCCAAGCTCTCGCTTTGGGTCTGGGGCAGCGACCACGAGAGTCCCGATCGCGAGGTAATCAGGTCCGGGTTCCAGCAGGAGAACGCGAGGGGTCCGGTCACCGTCACGCTCCAGAGGATCCTGAAGGGGAGCTCGGAAAACGGGGGGCCGCTTCTGGGCCCGCAGTTGACGACAAAGCACCCGCGACCCGAGAGGAACGGCGACTGGATAGTCATAGACGTTAAGAGGATGGTGGCCCTGTGGTTCAAACACCCCCGCGACAACCTCGGGGTGGCGATAAAGCTCCAGGCCGGTTCGACCGGGCACAGAAGGGCCGCCAACTCCAAGCTGATCGAGCTCGATCCGGACGCCGAACACACGCCTTACCTCGATGTAGAGATCGAGGACCTCGACTCGAGGCGGAGCGGCAGGATCAAGAGGACCGTTGGACTAAACTGCGACGAGGCGAGTCAGGAGTCGCGTTGCTGCCGCTACAAGCTTACCGTCGATTTCGAGAAGTTTGGGTGGGACTGGATCATCGCGCCTAAAAG ATACGATGCCAACTATTGTTCCGGCGATTGTCCGTTGGCATTTTTGACGGAATACCCAAACACGCACATAGTGAGCTTGGCCGAGCCACCGCACAACTCCGGACCATGTTGCACAGCGCGTAGAATGTCGCAAATCTCGATGCTATACTTCGACAGCGAGTACCAAATAGTGTTCACTAAAATACCGGGGATGGTCGTCGAACGTTGTGGATGTTCCTAG